The segment gtcgccgtgacgtcacaatccaagatggcggaaaacaccacaacaccacaccctgaaccctgtcccaggtCATACATTTAAATACTactttaattcaaaacatttttacagcCGATTGCGTAACGAAAAGAGTAACGTTCAGGAGTGGAGCCTGGATGGCAGAAAGGTGGTGGCGAATAATAAGTACCTTACGCATCATTCTTGAGAAAGTGTTGGTCATGCGAAATTAAAGTGCTGCATTTTCTGTTACGCTATAAATGACATAAATTTTAATCTTTATAAAAATTTCGCTCAATTAAGTTAGGAAGTTTAGGATTATTTAAATTTCCTTATATATGATAAGTTGgctgtaaacaaataaaaaaaaattatatttaaatatgttattttgtaTTTCGCAAGAGGTTTTTCTTCGAAAGCTAAattcaatttaattataattttaaaaatgtttaggtTTTCGATACTCTTGTAATCAACAATAAGATTTTTCTCGAAAAATTATACCCAGtttaaaataatggttttaatacataatttttgtcCAAATACAAACGTTAAAGagtccattttttttataaaataaatcattcctattcaataaaaatggtttaaacatttttctctaaaattttaacctaattaataatattattatttaaaattttataaataatttattttaaatataaaatatattttaaatattaaataataataagtgatttttaatattatcttcctTATcatctattttattatttaaaacttaattaattttataatgtacTAGATAGTGCCCGCATGCGGACTCATTCATGTTATTTGTAATTTGATTGAAGCAGGTACACATGTACGAACGCATCTCTCTATTCACAACTAATTCTCTTTCCGTCTATGTCTCTATGaatatctctataactctataTATCTCTGTATATCTATCTACGTACTTAAATTTATCAatctatatatacctatatatttcttTACCGCTCTcttctatatacatatatctatatatatgtatttctatatatctttatgtCTCCTTATTAAtcgctctatctctctttatTCCTTTATATGGTTGTAATTATTTAGAAACCTttgcgggcatgcgcataacaactcatcAAAGTTTCATATCAATCTGATGAATCGTATAAGAACGCATAaggaacaaacaaacattcagttatatatgtatagattagcatttatacagctacgatttgtctAGTTATACAATAGCTAATCATATGACTTCTGCTTCAGAACACACACCCACTCCATATGCCGCCTTCTTGGATACGAGTCGCGCACCACCTTTATTATCCGGACCATAGAAATGTGGAACAGTCATAAAACatttactggtaattatccgCTGCGACTCACGCGCCACCTATTGTACGTTATCTCAGTGagtaaccttcctcgtgtttcaaagctcaatcgtgcaaaatttcattgcggtcggatgaacgatgcgttaACAATGAAATGGCTAAACATCgtcaagaataattaaaaattctgctttaaggattgTCTTTAATCGAAATCTCGCCTAGACAGTAATTATtatcgtgtttcaaaggtcaagtgtgtaAAATTTCATTACAATTGGATTAATGGGTTAGGAACACGCACAAGGgacgaacaaacaaaaaaacattcatatgtgtgtacataattttaaaatttttaacaaaaaattcattttttctttgatgtgtttttcttttttattatttcatgtttattatttcattttatttatactAAGTAtattaaaatcttattttttttattttaatgataattatcattttattttttgctgtggAAACCAGAATGTGAATGAGAATGAAAGCGCGAGAAGTAGTGCAGTGCTCCCAGTAGGTAGGACGCGTGGCGGGCTCTCAcgggggaagccttattttcacagacgagagagccaaactcccgatcgtgcatctttgattatttttcttgttcattgtaaataaatatggcggtgttgataaaaggttactaatggtcaattaggttaggttagctacattataaatactttaaaacattgtggacggttgatttggttaggatagctacattaaagatacggaagaaaaagcatgaacttcggggaacttcgggttttggctctctcgtctgtggaaagaaggcttcccctctgaCGGAGGTGTGGTGCTTGCACGCAGCGCGCAGCCGCGCGGCCAGGAGGCCCGCGAGCGGACACCCGGGGAACTGCCCCTGGACCCAGCCCCGCCGCCGTCTCCCCCGGAGCCCCGCACCCTGCTGGACGACCCCGCGCCCGCTGGCGCCCCGGAGGCCGGCGACGACGGCGCGGCGGGAAGGGTCCACGTCCAACACCTGGAGGACGACCCGGAGAAGAAGCGCAATTACCTCTAGTGTTTCTGAACATGTTCAATCACTTCTCTACTTCATCGCGATCTCTTTGATACACTTCCCAATTGTTTTATTTGACTCACTTCTTGGAAAAATCGATTCGCTCAACTttgtttgaattttgaaaaaaaaaagtgtaaatctgtagagtatttaaaattaaaattatctcttGTAAAACCGATGTTTTAAAAATCAAACAAGTCGTTCTTCTTCTTGTCTCCCTTGCATGCCTCATAATATATAGACTTACGGAAGTGTGTTAATTGTACTGTATTCATCCAGATTTTTAGACTTGCAGTGTGATTTCCGGAGATTAAATTGGGGTTTGGCCGTCGTCAACCATATACTAAAATTCAGAAGTCTCCATAAAATTATAGTATAGTTCAAGATCCATGTAAGTCTAGCACAATTAAATCTGGCGGTTGAAGTGTTTTTAACAAATAACTGTGTTTGTTGTAAACGATATTTCTGGAATTTTAAAGTGATACCTCTGTTGCATTTGATTTTCTGTAATAAATTTAGTCAAAGGATTTATTTTAGTTATAAGTGTAATATATTGGGAGAAACATTCTTGCgcgcaataataaatataaagaaTATTTGGGCGacgttttaatgaattttattaaaaagtgagtatattttgaaaatattcgtTTTATAACAATGTATGCAAGAGAGATTTAGagttaaaatttcagtttaaGGCCTTAAACATTAGTAATcacatgaaaaaattatgaatgtgAGACCGATTTAacaatagtttataatttatttttttagttttgtctcaaatttttGGGAAGCATTGATTTCATTGAATTAGAAAATCAGATGCCCTAACAGTTTCGAACACATCCAATGTTCGCCGCTCGCTAGTGCAACTAATGatcatctggaaaaaaaacactatgattttgttagaatttatatagttttaagttttgaaataattaaaatatcactTACTTAGCGTGACCAAACTTTAATTTTGAGTTACGATCACCTAGACATCCGAACGTCTTCCCTACTTTCGCAAAAGATAAACAAAGATGACGCAAGAAACGCGAAACATTCTCACGTAAGTCACATAGGTGAAATTGACGTCACTCGAAAAGGGTCCATTATATTCAACAGTTTGAGTAAACGGGAGAAAGTCGACCACGGCGCACGGTATCATCCCAACATGCGTAGGAGCTGACTTCAGGATGGTAAAATCCTGAATCCCTACCCAGCCCCTTTGGAGAGTGTGTCAATTGTTTAATCACTGTGTCACATCGTTCCATACCCTGTTCAAACTTTGCGCTTTAAATTAACGAATAGCCCTATTTAAAACTATCTaaggatcttcataaatttacagtTATCTTCGTAAGTTTTTGGGGGTTGGCTGAGGGAaaaaatgtggggggggggggagggttaggaGGTACCCTCCTCACCCGAAGTATTGATATAATTTGCAAAATATTAGTAAAGGCAGTATGGTATTTTGTGTGAAGCCACGTCGCTTAcaaatattactttaattttttctaaaaccaccccctaaaaaaaacaaaaaaactcctCTATGTGCTACTGGGGTTTAgttcttttgtttaaaaaaaattaataaacaatatatgtttttttacaagtaaaatattttccaaCACATTTTTAGTTTAGGCCTACAGTAATTTTTATCGACGTTTTGTCTGCTTTACAACGAAACATATCATTCGTTATTTGAAACAGGGCTTAGTTTCTACTAAATTCCAGTTATATGTGATTGAgaaaaactcttcgtttatttaaggttagttcttagttttaaaaaatccgcaaatttactgtaatttataacagcaGCATAGCGCCTACGAGACTTGTGTTACTTGTTACGCACCAAATCGTCTTTATCGCTTCTAAATTTCAGATCTAATAGGGTATTTGACAGGTTTTAGGTAAATGTCTAAAATTGTTCATTATGACATAATACCTAAGCAATTTGATTAATTCTTTGTGAAGTTATCTATTTTCTATGAATATCACCATCaaagtttaaatgaataaaaaagccGCCAAAACGGTGAGACGCCATTTTTGCAGGTCACCTGATGTCATGACATCACATGCTTGTAAACAAACTGTTAGCTTTCacgtagaggtgtaaaagtaacgaaaaaaagcatacccatatgtattcgttactataacaattagtactcgttactatcgtatcgttacgttacttgtTACTTCTGATACAGCATAAAATGCTatattatgttgcagcaacgaatcgagtcgtattgcgtacgcgtacaatatgacgtcgcgtaaataataataaatagaatataaactaTTAATatctgataattaacagtttttgttaaccatgtaacaattaaatctcattagagcagttttattatattatctcttttaagataagaacaaaaaaacgtgaaaatacgcgataataaaaaacaaaaacatacatatttctaatttgtaaaaaaatactttcttataaacagtaaaaaacttggacgacgaatttccaaattatacttagTAACGTAAAATCATCGAATATGCGAGCGCATGCGTTAAACAgggtaaaacatacgaaaaatgcgagtaacgaaatccagccgtgtgtaacgtttcgttactcgatactagatggcgcacccgtgatctaccaatgaattatgatcttgatttgaataaaaagtaaaatatatcgtGCATTCAACTTACGACCATTAGTCATTATTTTACCACAAATTTTGATTATGTCTTGAATCTTTCGacgaactaaaacagaaaaattatgtaccacagtaacaaaaatgtacaggatcatgccatccatAGCAAGAGACCAATTTGGATACGCGATACGGAACTCTTACCTATTAAAGTAATGTTGACATAACTGTGGTTCACAAAACGATAATttgatgaataattttatatctatatacattgaaatacatcatttcatttttattcgcTTTAAATTAGTTCTAACAGGAGCCCTACTTTTGTTATTGAATGGTCAATCCAATCAATCTGTcaacattatataaaatgtttacaataataaaacatttttaggcttttctaatttacttaattatttaaaagtatattttaatcatttataataacACTTACAACGCTTCTTTCACGTTTTTTAATTCTGCAGCATAAAATTCgggattgtttttaaaaaatagtccGACCATTATTGCGTCTATTCTCGGGAGGTTTCTACTGTCAGCTTTAATGAAGTTGGTCTCCATCgtattttttctaataattacaataatttattacttttagtCAGCATTAGATAAGAATACTAGTTAATATGACGAAAAAACCTTGAAGAAAACACCGATGCACCGTACAAAACTTCGACTGGCATTTACTGTTTACAAGCAGGTGACGTCACGCCAGATTCAGCCAATCCTGTGCGTTTTCAATCACGTGGTCAAACatgagaatttaattattttattaatgatttcttataataattatatatatttctgaaTAATGCGTTGGCCAAAttggttttgaaaaatgtttactgtaaagctaacaattttaaatcaatattttcacTATAATCAAATACCCTATTACACGTATACCAACAAACGTGAAACTTAGTCATTGGTCGTAAATGTATCAATAGAATTCCTTAAATTCAAACGTACCTATGTTTAATTTAATCGCTAATTTTATAGCGCATGACTCATGATACTCAATTTCAGGTCATCTTACCTGGTGCAAAATTACTTGGCGAAAGATGTAGTTAAATTGTGGTTAACACACTTGATATACGCACATAAATGGAACAAAACCTGAACTTCTGCTAtgactaaatttttatttcaaagaaataggaCTTTATGTATAAGAAAGTGCTTTATAACCCTCATTTCTTATTATTACGTGTATCGTGTGACGGCTCATATTTTTAACGCATTACTTGAATGTGCCTTATCTGCAATGCTATATAATTAAACACTAAGCGTAAAATTGAAATTCCTATATATTTACTGATATTCATGTGACACTTTCAATTGGTCAGTTTTGTGCTTCGGAGTTTTCTCGCAACATCATGTTGTCACTGGTAATTTTTTTCacgtatatttatatttttaaaaataatatgtaagcATTGATAAGtcacaataataattattaatgaatgcTAAAggaaattacatttaataatagCTTGCGTTAGTTGATTAAACCAAATTAATAACTAATAATATAATAGTAtatttttaaatggtttgttTTTTCACCATTCAATTGTAGTAGAATACAGCAAGATATACAAGAGGACTGTACAAGCTCTTTTAAACATATCTGTATATGCatatattatatttgtttgtGCATGTAGGTTTATTGATAGGGCAGGAAACATAAGAGAGACAGTTATAAATATTCgtgcaaacaaatatatttggctCAAGTGGTTTTCACTATCCGAACAAGATAACTGTAAAAACGTTTTAGTAGGTAGTTGTGAATATACCTTGTACTTTtctatttctttaaaattaactttaatattaaaacttGATCATTTTAATTTATCAGAAACGTTTAATGTAGTTACCAATTAGCTTTGCCTCTGTCATCTAAATTTGCTAGAATTCAATTAAATACAGTATAATAATACCTGATAGTCCTATCTTTTGTCATTGGAGCCTTTAAAGACATGTAAGCTAGAGCTGCCTAGGCGGCGTAGTTTTCAAGTAAGACACTTTGAATTTTAAACCAAAATTTTCTGGTGTAGCTGTAAGTTTAATCGGGTAGAAGTTAACTTAATTGATATTAATATTAAAGGTCATAATAAGTTTTAGAAGAAATATTTTGCTAGctgaataattgaaaaaaaaaattaaataatgataattttaaatttaaatcttgtatacgttatatttaaataattatatataataaaacattaaggTTTATTGTTATATGTATACTAAATAATTAGTCAGTTTTGGTTTTCTTTCTGTGAATCTTCCAAAAACACAAGGTAGGCACAATTTTAAACAATACTATATTGTTAGCAGtaaatttttgttatgttttacaaatattatgCTGTAAGGCATTGAAGTGACTTGTTAAATGTGCAGAGGCTAGAgataaacagtttaaaaaaaacattttaaaatagtttttttatattttttatattttatatttatatttattgggaAAACTACTCTAGCTGAAATCATTACCTACAAAACGCTTAAATATTAACTGAATTCTTAAGTACTTGAAAATTTTAACTTTCTAAGTTAACATCGATTCTGTTATAACTCCTCGAATTATACCGTTGAGTAGGTCCATGTCGTTTGGGTTTATGAGAccaatcaattaaatttttaaataattttagcaatAAATTTTACTATCATATATTTAAAGTTGATAGGCAGCTTAGAATCATTCCAACATTCGGCGTACGTTTGTAAAATAAagtaacattttctcatattcctgTGTTCCACCAGTAATTATCTTAATGTTTCGAAATAGAATCATTCCACAACTTCGAGGGAAAAAgggaattaaattttgaaaaaaaaacaatcaataaaatattattattgtgtatttatttaatcacaacaaaaataatactatttatgGTATGAAAAACTAATCAAGCATATCGTTATTTCATATAATTCCTATATTGCATTAAAACCAAGCACTAGTTCCACTAAAAACACTCAGTTTTATCGTTAATTGAAATACACTGTTTGGGAAGATGaatttatattcaaaatttttaaataaagttgatTCTGGCAGCATATTTAGAGTCGCGGGAGAAAATGAGTCCTTGTGTGATATTATTTTGTACTTTGCTTAAGTAAAGTTAGTTACATATGAATTGTGTTACTTGATATCTACTCTTTAAAAACCGCTTAGTAGTTTCAATCATGTACACTGGAAACGAGTTTAACATTTAAATGGAGCGAGGTATCCGACCTCCGTAGCACCATAGGTGCGAGAGATTCTAGTTTAGAGTCCCGGATAAATCATGGGAGTGCATTTGTAAGTGTCGAAATTGATCATTTAGAATTCAAAGTCAACATGACGGTCAAAATGGAATGATTGGCTCGTTGGTGATAAAAATTACCGatgaaagaaacaaaaataaatctggTGCATTGGTAAGACACTACACTCGCATTTTAAAAGAAGTGGGTTCGAGTACCAGACAGATTATCCTGATTTTGTTTTCCACTAGTTTCCCAAATTCTCACAAGAAAAAATACTGACAAACATTTTAGTACTGATTTGTATTTTATCGTCTCTAAAGACCTCACAGTCTATGAAACGCTAACCACAAATGATAGTTGAATGTTGCTACCGAAAATAATTGTGATATTTTGTACACGTTTTGTCATAGTCATTTATCATCTGCAAATGAACTTGAATAAAAATGGCAATTTTTGGTCTCCGATTGAAggctttttaatttataaaaaagctAACATTTTCGTGACTAATGCTTTTCATAGTTTGCAAATTGACAATTAACGAGGTGGTCTAATTATGCGTAccatacttaaaataaagagtgCCCTTGAAATTAATTGTGTTCAGGTATTCAAAAAGTGGTATTTTGCAACTTAAATCTGGAGGCTATCAGGGCCACTGGCTTGTCATAAAGTAAGTATTAATTGCACTGGCTTGTCATAAAGTAAGTATTAATTGCACtggcaattaattaaattaaaactctAAATATAaagcaaaaactttaaatatgaataaataaagaataaaataagGAATACAACTTTGTATGTTATCCTGGGAACATTTTTCCTATCGAGTTTATAATGCTGAatgctatttttaatgtatgttatgtaaatttttgttttgataactTTCTGTTAAAATTAGTAGTTAAAAGACTTGCTTTTctcaataaatttataaatacacttaaGAGCCAATTTACAAAACCAATTTTTCAGTATTTGAAAACAggattttttcgttttaaatataaagaagtttaaatctaaaaaaaatacaaatactttTTCTTATTGATGTGTGAGAGTACTGTTGAATAATTTATGATTTACGTCCTTTCCTATAAATGATTattcaattttgaaattattattgtgtttaatagctaaatatatttttgcagGTAACTACCAACTTGTTCGGCATTTTCATTTTGGCGGTATCTGGGGTCTACTCGGAACACAAGAACAGTACAAAAACAGAAAACCAAACTGTACAAGCTGCGAAGAAGTTGGAAACCCACTTAAATGATACACTTAAGACATCAGGAAAAGAGTTATTGAACATTACAGCTGAAGCCACAGTGATGCCAGCATACATACGATCTGGAAATCGTTCCTTAGCAAACGTTTCTagtaaagttaacattttatgtgttttaagtcATGTGTGTCCGGATGAAAACCCACCAACACACGAAGTCCAACCGCAACTTGACCAAGTGCTTGTAGCACCGGGATCTACAACAAATGTTGCCACTGTGAACGTCAACGTAAACTTAATTGACAAAACTCCTAAAGAGGTAGGTCAAGTGATCATTGTAAACAAATGTGATAAAGGTTGTCCCGATGAAGGGCAGGGCGGTCGTCCCTTACGCCCCGATGGAGGAGGAGGAAGCAGTGGTTATCTGAACATAGGTGGGACTGATGAAAACACGCCATTGTTGAGACCAATATACGATGGTAAATGCTACGTCTTGTTACATTTCCCCAAAGTTATCTGCCCATTTCCAGACTCTCTTGCACCACCCGGCAATGAACGTCCACCACCTGAAGGATATCCCGGCGATGAACGTCCACCACCTGAAGGAAATCCTGGCGACGACCGTCCACCACTTGAAGGATATCCCGGCGATGAACTTCCACCACCTGAAGGATATCCCGGCGATGAACGTCCACCACCTGAAGAAAATCCCGGCGATGAACGTCCACCACCTGAAGGAAATCCTGGCGTTGACCATCCAGCACCTGAAGGCTATCCCGGCGATGAACGTCCACCGACTGAAGGATATCCCGGCGAAGAACGTCCACCCCCTGAAGGATACCCCGGCGATGAGCGTCCACCACCTGAAGGATATGCCGGCCATGAACATCCACCACCTGAAGGATATCCCGGCGATGAACGTCCACCCCCTAACGGTTATCCTGACGGGGAACTTCCATCATGTTATGACGTAGGTGTAATGATTTATCACCTACCCTGCAGCTATCCTTACTTACCACCAGGTTATCGCCCACCTTTTGGTTACCCTGGCGGTGAAGGTCCACCACCTGGTTACATGTCAACTCTACCACCTATAATGAATCATTGGAGTACGATGTGCATTAGTTGCGTAACGCATCGTGCTGGCAAATATGGTACCCCGAACCCAACATTGGTACATTCACTACCCAGCTCCAAGTACCCTGGCATCACATATTTGCCACCTGATGTCGTGAAAAACGGTAGAACGACATTATCTCATCCCGCTGTTCATTCACGCT is part of the Bacillus rossius redtenbacheri isolate Brsri chromosome 8, Brsri_v3, whole genome shotgun sequence genome and harbors:
- the LOC134534668 gene encoding uncharacterized protein LOC134534668, translating into MVNATSCYISPKLSAHFQTLLHHPAMNVHHLKDIPAMNVHHLKEILATTVHHLKDIPAMNFHHLKDIPAMNVHHLKKIPAMNVHHLKEILALTIQHLKAIPAMNVHRLKDIPAKNVHPLKDTPAMSVHHLKDMPAMNIHHLKDIPAMNVHPLTVILTGNFHHVMT